A window of Rubricoccus marinus contains these coding sequences:
- a CDS encoding alanine racemase, protein MLLSDLPTPALLIDRARLHANLDAMQARADAMEVALRPHVKTHKSPDLARLQVERGARGITVATVDEAEAFAEAGFDDIRLATPIVGPQKLERLQALASGGTRISFSVDSAEGVRLASEAFASGPEVDVLMEVDAGYGRCGVGWDDDEAALALATQVRDASGVRLVGLLSHGGDAYAGPEEGETPGDALLRAMESERDRVLALAGVLASGGFLDPATAELSVGSTPGVSRFSNREEAGFRITEIRPGTYVFHDAMQVALGAATLQDCALSCIGTVVSKQRFDDGTERVITDAGKKTLTADTFPGARGFGTVLYSRQKMILHPHATVSALSEEHGWVDTPGGSIYDVGDPVMLVPNHACVAVATQRELHVLDGDEVGDTWTTVAR, encoded by the coding sequence ATGCTGCTCTCTGATCTCCCCACGCCCGCCCTCCTCATCGATCGCGCGCGGTTGCACGCCAACCTGGACGCCATGCAGGCCCGCGCCGACGCGATGGAGGTCGCGCTGCGCCCGCACGTCAAAACGCACAAATCGCCGGACCTCGCGCGGCTCCAGGTAGAGCGCGGCGCCAGAGGCATCACCGTCGCGACCGTGGACGAGGCCGAGGCGTTCGCCGAGGCGGGGTTCGACGACATCCGGCTTGCGACGCCCATCGTGGGGCCGCAGAAGCTGGAGCGGCTGCAGGCGCTCGCCTCTGGCGGCACGAGGATCTCGTTCAGCGTGGACTCCGCCGAAGGCGTCCGTCTCGCGTCGGAGGCCTTCGCGAGCGGCCCGGAGGTGGACGTGCTCATGGAGGTCGATGCCGGCTACGGACGCTGCGGCGTGGGCTGGGACGACGACGAGGCCGCGCTCGCGCTCGCCACGCAGGTCCGGGACGCCTCTGGCGTCCGCCTCGTCGGCCTGCTCTCGCACGGCGGCGACGCCTACGCCGGACCCGAGGAAGGGGAAACGCCCGGCGACGCCCTGCTCCGCGCGATGGAGTCCGAGCGCGACCGCGTGCTGGCCCTTGCAGGCGTGCTCGCCAGCGGCGGCTTTCTAGACCCCGCGACCGCCGAACTCTCGGTCGGCTCCACGCCGGGCGTCTCGCGCTTTAGCAACCGTGAAGAGGCCGGCTTCCGCATCACCGAGATCCGGCCCGGCACGTACGTTTTCCACGATGCGATGCAGGTCGCGCTCGGCGCCGCGACGCTGCAGGACTGCGCGCTGTCTTGTATTGGGACGGTCGTCTCCAAGCAGCGCTTCGACGACGGGACCGAACGCGTCATCACAGACGCCGGCAAGAAAACGCTCACCGCCGACACGTTCCCCGGCGCCAGAGGCTTCGGGACCGTCCTGTACAGCCGCCAGAAGATGATCCTCCACCCGCACGCGACGGTAAGCGCGCTCAGCGAGGAGCACGGATGGGTAGACACGCCCGGTGGCTCCATCTACGACGTCGGCGACCCGGTCATGCTCGTGCCCAACCACGCCTGCGTGGCCGTGGCGACGCAGCGCGAGCTCCACGTCTTGGACGGTGACGAGGTGGGCGATACGTGGACGACCGTCGCGCGGTAA
- a CDS encoding DUF4870 domain-containing protein, producing the protein MEARPSTARPEEFDEFDTYGREFYDDDVQQSDRTISAMAHLSPLIGVGLIVPIIIYFLKRDESDFAAFHAKEAINFHLSTLLAVLISIPLIIVFGLGLLTMLGVAVGSVIYGVIAAVRALDGEWYEYPYTLRLVK; encoded by the coding sequence ATGGAAGCCCGCCCCTCTACCGCCCGCCCCGAAGAGTTCGACGAGTTCGACACCTACGGCCGCGAGTTCTATGACGACGATGTCCAGCAGAGCGACCGGACGATTTCGGCGATGGCGCACCTCTCCCCGCTTATCGGCGTCGGCCTGATCGTGCCGATCATCATCTACTTCCTCAAGCGTGACGAGTCCGATTTCGCGGCGTTCCACGCAAAGGAGGCGATCAACTTCCACCTCTCGACGCTCCTCGCCGTCCTGATCTCGATCCCGCTCATCATCGTGTTCGGCCTCGGCTTGCTCACCATGCTCGGTGTCGCGGTCGGCTCGGTGATCTACGGCGTGATCGCCGCAGTGCGCGCGCTCGATGGCGAGTGGTACGAGTACCCGTACACGCTCCGCCTCGTGAAGTAG